The following proteins are encoded in a genomic region of Leifsonia psychrotolerans:
- a CDS encoding type B 50S ribosomal protein L31, translated as MKSDIHPTYAPVVFRDLASGATFLTRSTVSSSKTIEWEDGTTYPVIDVEISSESHPFYTGKQRIMDSAGRVEKFNTRYKGFGA; from the coding sequence ATGAAGTCTGACATTCACCCCACGTACGCTCCCGTGGTTTTCCGCGACCTGGCGTCGGGTGCGACGTTCCTGACCCGTTCGACGGTCTCCAGCTCGAAGACGATCGAGTGGGAAGACGGCACCACGTACCCGGTCATCGACGTGGAAATCTCCTCGGAGTCGCACCCGTTCTACACCGGTAAGCAGCGCATCATGGACTCCGCTGGACGCGTTGAGAAGTTCAACACGCGTTACAAGGGCTTCGGCGCGTAA
- a CDS encoding glycosyltransferase — MKIVFDCRYTRFDRHDGISRYTAGVVTELAALHPVTMLISDHRQLDLLPTLPWQLVSAPTSIREPFVARTVNRLNPDVVFSPMQTMGSWGRKYKLILTVHDLIYYRNRTPPRDLAAPIRLLWRLYHLAWWPQRMLLNRADAVVTVSETTKSLIAQHELTTRPVVVVHNAADAVAAVPGRRDAPEKASLVYMGSFMPYKNVETLVRAVAGLPGYELHLMSRVSDAERARLSALAPQAELIFHNGASDEEYVATLRSATALVTASLDEGFGIPLVEAMGLGIPVIVSDIPIFTEIGGDAALFFDPTLPDSLIDAVQELMRPGVWAARSQLSIARAQKFTWRASATTLFSLLKETVRGS, encoded by the coding sequence GTGAAAATCGTGTTCGACTGCCGATACACCCGCTTCGACCGTCACGACGGCATCAGCCGGTACACTGCGGGCGTCGTCACCGAGCTGGCCGCGCTGCATCCCGTCACCATGCTGATCAGCGATCACCGTCAGCTCGACCTGCTGCCCACCCTGCCCTGGCAGCTGGTGAGCGCGCCAACGAGCATCCGTGAACCCTTCGTCGCTCGCACGGTCAACCGGCTCAATCCCGATGTGGTCTTCAGCCCCATGCAGACAATGGGTTCGTGGGGCCGCAAATACAAACTGATCCTCACCGTTCACGACCTGATCTATTACCGCAACCGCACCCCTCCGCGCGATCTGGCGGCCCCGATTCGCCTGCTCTGGCGGCTCTACCATCTGGCCTGGTGGCCGCAACGCATGCTGTTGAACCGAGCGGATGCCGTGGTCACGGTCTCAGAGACGACAAAGTCACTGATTGCACAGCATGAACTCACCACCCGCCCGGTGGTGGTGGTGCACAACGCGGCGGATGCCGTGGCGGCTGTTCCCGGGCGACGCGACGCGCCCGAGAAGGCCTCACTGGTCTACATGGGCTCGTTCATGCCCTATAAGAATGTCGAGACTCTGGTGCGCGCCGTGGCTGGCCTACCCGGCTACGAACTGCATCTGATGAGCCGGGTGAGCGATGCTGAACGAGCGCGACTCAGCGCGCTCGCGCCACAGGCAGAACTGATTTTTCACAACGGTGCGTCGGACGAAGAATACGTCGCGACGCTGCGGTCCGCGACGGCCCTGGTGACCGCCTCGCTCGACGAAGGGTTCGGAATTCCGTTGGTCGAGGCCATGGGCCTCGGAATCCCGGTGATCGTCAGTGACATCCCGATCTTCACCGAGATTGGCGGGGATGCTGCGCTCTTCTTCGATCCGACGCTGCCCGACTCGCTCATCGACGCTGTGCAGGAGCTGATGAGACCGGGGGTGTGGGCTGCACGCTCACAGCTCTCGATCGCTCGGGCTCAGAAGTTCACCTGGCGAGCGTCGGCCACGACGCTGTTCAGCCTGTTGAAAGAGACAGTCCGCGGGTCGTGA
- a CDS encoding histidine phosphatase family protein: protein MTRFSIVRHGQTDWNLHKRIQGSTDIPLNSTGRAEAAETGARLRARAWDLIVSSPLSRADETARIIAGELGLPGPNAVPALTERHHGEIEGLTFTERQARFPDGVAVPGLESRQDVLDRVLPAFRRIAAEHPGRSVLVVSHGGVIGTLLRHVTQGERPRHDELIANGSVHDFVWADDELILTHFDATVRHIDDIVPHPR from the coding sequence ATGACACGATTCTCCATCGTGCGCCACGGCCAGACCGACTGGAATCTGCACAAAAGAATTCAAGGAAGCACCGACATCCCGCTCAACTCAACCGGCCGGGCCGAGGCGGCAGAGACTGGCGCGCGCTTGCGGGCGCGCGCCTGGGATCTGATCGTGTCGAGCCCCCTGTCGCGCGCCGACGAGACAGCACGGATCATCGCAGGCGAACTCGGTCTGCCCGGACCGAACGCAGTTCCTGCCCTCACCGAACGTCATCACGGCGAGATCGAGGGGCTCACCTTCACCGAACGACAGGCGCGCTTTCCGGATGGCGTCGCCGTGCCCGGCCTCGAAAGCCGGCAAGACGTGCTCGACCGGGTGCTACCCGCGTTCAGGCGTATCGCTGCAGAGCATCCGGGCAGATCGGTGCTCGTCGTCAGCCACGGTGGCGTGATCGGAACACTCCTCCGTCACGTCACACAGGGCGAACGTCCGCGGCACGACGAACTGATCGCGAATGGCTCGGTGCACGACTTCGTCTGGGCCGACGACGAGCTGATACTCACGCATTTCGATGCCACGGTGCGTCACATCGACGACATCGTCCCCCATCCGCGCTGA
- a CDS encoding NAD-dependent protein deacetylase: protein MIVNRADALEPSIEPAIEPAVEAILDDIADILASRHTAVLTGAGLSTDSGIPDYRGAGAPQRTPMTFQAFLGSEHARKRYWAGSHIGWQRFNAAEPNLGHRSLVALERAGLISGVITQNVDGLHKRAGTTRVVELHGAVDRVLCLDCGQTYARASIADRMATLNPVLLSPDAVALAPDGDAQVSDIDGFQIPACSVCGGLLKPDVVFFGEFVPTERFGEASALIEAADALIVAGSSLAVNSGIRLLEQARRRALPIIVINRGATKGDARALVKLDAGASQSLSGLARRLVGSSPEHWLH from the coding sequence ATGATCGTGAACCGGGCTGACGCTCTCGAACCCAGCATTGAACCGGCCATCGAACCCGCCGTCGAGGCCATTCTTGACGATATTGCCGATATTTTGGCCAGCCGTCACACGGCGGTGCTGACCGGTGCCGGCCTCAGCACCGACTCCGGAATCCCCGACTATCGCGGTGCTGGTGCGCCACAACGCACCCCCATGACGTTCCAGGCTTTTCTCGGCTCGGAACACGCTCGCAAACGGTACTGGGCTGGAAGCCACATCGGCTGGCAACGCTTCAACGCGGCCGAGCCCAACCTGGGACATCGCTCACTCGTCGCGTTGGAGCGGGCGGGCTTGATCAGCGGCGTCATCACCCAGAACGTGGACGGCTTGCATAAACGAGCGGGCACCACGCGTGTCGTCGAATTGCACGGCGCCGTCGACCGCGTGCTCTGTCTCGACTGCGGTCAGACCTACGCCCGCGCAAGCATCGCCGACAGGATGGCCACACTCAACCCGGTGCTGCTGAGCCCCGATGCCGTCGCTCTGGCCCCCGACGGCGACGCACAGGTCAGCGACATCGACGGCTTTCAGATTCCGGCGTGCTCGGTGTGCGGTGGCCTGCTGAAGCCCGACGTGGTCTTCTTCGGCGAGTTCGTTCCGACGGAGCGGTTCGGCGAGGCCTCCGCGCTCATCGAGGCTGCCGACGCCCTGATCGTGGCGGGGTCCTCACTCGCAGTGAACTCGGGCATCCGTCTGCTCGAGCAGGCCCGTCGGCGCGCCCTTCCCATCATCGTGATCAATCGCGGCGCGACGAAGGGCGACGCCCGTGCGCTGGTTAAACTGGATGCCGGTGCGTCACAATCGCTGTCCGGGTTAGCCCGGCGACTTGTCGGCTCATCACCGGAGCACTGGCTACATTGA
- a CDS encoding ABC transporter ATP-binding protein, translating to MVNVLQFTDVSVVRGGNTILDQVSWSVDDNQRWVILGPNGAGKTTTLQIAAAIAYPTTGQAEVLEEPLGSSDVFELRPRIGFASTAMARKIPGAEKVIDVVMTAAYSVTGRWNEEYDEIDERRAQRVLTEWRLDHLADRKFGTLSDGEQKRVQIARAVMTDPEILLLDEPAASLDLGAREELLQLLGGYASEASSPAIIMVTHHVEEIPRGFTHVLLLAGGRIVAAGPLAEALSTESLTETFGLNIELTENDGRYTARAV from the coding sequence ATGGTCAACGTTCTTCAATTCACCGACGTATCCGTCGTCCGGGGTGGCAACACCATCCTCGACCAAGTGAGCTGGAGTGTCGACGACAATCAGCGCTGGGTGATTCTGGGGCCCAACGGTGCCGGGAAGACCACTACGCTGCAGATCGCCGCAGCGATTGCATACCCGACGACCGGTCAGGCCGAGGTGCTCGAAGAGCCGCTGGGATCCAGTGATGTGTTCGAACTGCGGCCACGCATTGGCTTCGCGTCGACCGCAATGGCGCGCAAGATTCCCGGCGCCGAGAAGGTTATTGACGTCGTGATGACCGCCGCCTACTCGGTCACCGGACGCTGGAACGAAGAGTACGACGAGATTGACGAGCGACGCGCGCAGCGGGTGCTCACCGAATGGCGTCTCGACCACCTCGCCGACCGTAAGTTCGGCACGCTCAGCGACGGCGAGCAGAAGCGTGTGCAGATCGCCCGTGCCGTCATGACCGACCCCGAGATTTTGCTTCTCGATGAGCCGGCAGCAAGCCTTGACCTCGGTGCCCGCGAAGAGCTCCTTCAGCTTCTCGGTGGCTATGCCAGTGAAGCAAGCTCGCCCGCAATCATAATGGTCACGCACCACGTCGAGGAGATTCCGCGTGGCTTTACCCACGTGCTGCTGCTCGCCGGCGGTCGCATCGTCGCGGCCGGTCCGCTGGCTGAGGCGCTCTCGACGGAGTCACTGACCGAAACTTTCGGACTCAACATCGAACTCACCGAAAACGACGGGCGTTACACGGCTCGCGCCGTCTAG
- the glgA gene encoding glycogen synthase: MRVDLLTKEYPPEVYGGAGVHVAELVRALRADLDVVVRCFGAPRHDPDTYAYPVPIELTDANATLSTLGVDLQMAHDVVGADLVHSHTWYANGAGHIAKLLHGIPHVVTAHSLEPLRPWKAEQLGGGYRVSSWIEKTAFEAADAVIAVSDGMRRDIVRSYPALDESRVHVVYNGIDLERWKPVVADDCVRTLGIDPDRPSVVFVGRITRQKGLPYLLRAAALLPDDVQLVLCAGAPDTPDILAEVTAGVRALQEQRSGVVWIDRLLPQHELAAVLTAGTVFVCPSIYEPLGIVNLEAMACALPVVGTATGGIPEVVSDGVTGRLVPIEQRQDGTGTPINPELFVADLGRVLNEVLADPAAAAEMGRAGRLRAEREFGWGQIATRTREIYAGLL, encoded by the coding sequence ATGCGAGTGGATCTGCTGACGAAGGAATACCCGCCCGAGGTGTATGGGGGCGCTGGCGTGCATGTCGCCGAGCTGGTGCGAGCTCTGCGCGCCGATCTCGATGTCGTTGTTCGGTGTTTCGGTGCCCCACGGCACGACCCCGACACATATGCCTACCCGGTGCCGATCGAGTTGACGGATGCGAACGCGACGCTCTCGACGCTGGGCGTCGATCTGCAGATGGCTCACGACGTCGTCGGGGCTGATCTCGTCCATTCCCACACGTGGTACGCCAACGGGGCCGGCCATATTGCCAAGTTATTGCATGGCATCCCGCACGTCGTCACCGCACACAGCCTGGAACCACTGCGGCCGTGGAAGGCGGAACAACTCGGCGGCGGTTATCGGGTGTCGAGCTGGATTGAGAAGACCGCGTTCGAGGCAGCAGACGCCGTGATCGCGGTGAGCGACGGCATGCGACGTGACATTGTGCGCAGCTATCCGGCACTCGACGAGTCGCGAGTGCACGTCGTCTACAACGGGATCGACCTCGAGCGTTGGAAACCGGTCGTGGCTGACGACTGTGTGCGCACCCTCGGCATCGATCCCGACCGTCCCTCCGTTGTTTTCGTTGGACGGATCACCCGACAGAAGGGGCTCCCGTATTTGCTGCGGGCCGCGGCACTGCTGCCCGACGACGTGCAACTGGTGTTATGTGCCGGGGCACCGGACACCCCCGACATCCTCGCGGAGGTCACCGCCGGAGTGCGAGCCTTGCAGGAGCAACGTTCCGGCGTGGTCTGGATCGATCGTTTACTTCCGCAACATGAACTCGCTGCGGTGCTCACCGCGGGCACGGTGTTCGTCTGCCCATCGATCTATGAGCCGCTGGGAATCGTGAACCTCGAGGCGATGGCGTGCGCGCTGCCCGTTGTGGGCACGGCGACGGGCGGCATTCCGGAGGTCGTGTCCGACGGCGTCACCGGCCGGTTGGTGCCGATCGAACAGCGCCAGGACGGAACGGGTACCCCGATAAACCCCGAATTGTTCGTCGCCGACCTGGGCCGGGTGCTGAATGAGGTGCTTGCCGACCCGGCGGCAGCTGCCGAGATGGGGCGTGCCGGGCGATTGCGGGCGGAACGCGAGTTCGGCTGGGGGCAAATCGCCACACGCACCAGGGAGATCTACGCGGGTCTACTCTGA
- the treS gene encoding maltose alpha-D-glucosyltransferase, which yields MSFTAPIQLPGLTLDPRWYRRAVFYEVMVRSFVDSNADGSGDLAGLVSKLDYLQWLGVDALWIPPFFRSPLRDGGYDVSDYNSILPEFGTLDEFKDLVTKAHERNMRIIIDLPMNHTSDQHDWFQQSREDPDGPYGDFYVWNDTDDKYPNIRIIFTDTEESNWAFDSVRRQFYFHRFFSHQPDLNFDNPAVHEAIFDIVRFWLDLGVDGFRLDAIPYLFESEEGNGEGEPPTHEFLRKLRAMVDRDYPGRIMIAEANQWPREVAAFFGSDDEPECHMAFDFPVMPRIFYSLRSQQAAELVRVLSETTDIPEGAGWGVFLRNHDELTLEMVSEEYRQAMYGWYAYDPRMRANVGIRRRLAPLLDNSRAELELAHALLFALPGSPFLYYGDEIGMGDNIWLPDRDSSRTPMQWTPDRNAGFSDADPGKLFLPVVQSLVYHYTQTNVEAQLAQSGSLLHWVRNVVHVRKAHPTFGLGEIRVLTTNHESVLAFTREYAGSGTQHGDQPETVLCVFSFAHNPVAFRIDDPTLAGSRLYDIFGGAVFPSFGDDGGLTLTLGAQSFYWLHCG from the coding sequence GTGAGTTTCACCGCCCCCATCCAGCTGCCCGGCCTCACGCTTGACCCGCGTTGGTACAGGCGTGCGGTGTTCTATGAGGTGATGGTGCGCTCATTCGTGGACAGCAACGCGGATGGGTCGGGCGATCTTGCCGGGCTGGTCTCGAAGTTGGACTATCTGCAGTGGTTGGGCGTCGACGCGCTATGGATTCCCCCGTTTTTCCGTTCGCCGCTCCGGGACGGCGGGTATGACGTCTCCGACTACAACTCGATCCTGCCCGAATTCGGCACCCTCGATGAGTTCAAAGACCTCGTCACCAAAGCGCACGAACGTAATATGCGCATCATCATCGACCTCCCGATGAATCACACCTCTGATCAGCACGACTGGTTCCAACAATCGCGTGAAGATCCCGACGGCCCCTACGGCGACTTCTATGTCTGGAATGACACCGACGACAAATACCCGAACATCCGCATCATCTTCACCGACACCGAGGAATCCAACTGGGCATTCGATTCTGTGCGTCGACAGTTCTATTTTCACCGATTCTTCTCCCACCAACCCGACCTGAACTTCGACAATCCGGCCGTACACGAGGCAATCTTCGACATCGTCCGATTCTGGCTCGACCTCGGCGTTGACGGGTTCCGACTCGATGCGATCCCCTACTTGTTCGAGTCCGAGGAGGGCAACGGAGAGGGCGAGCCTCCCACGCACGAGTTCCTGAGGAAGCTGCGTGCCATGGTCGATCGTGATTACCCGGGACGCATCATGATTGCCGAGGCGAACCAGTGGCCACGCGAGGTCGCGGCATTCTTCGGGTCGGATGACGAGCCGGAGTGCCACATGGCGTTTGATTTTCCGGTCATGCCGCGTATCTTCTACTCGCTACGCTCGCAACAGGCAGCTGAGTTGGTGCGGGTTCTCTCGGAGACCACCGACATCCCGGAGGGTGCGGGCTGGGGTGTCTTTCTACGCAACCACGACGAACTCACGCTCGAGATGGTGAGTGAAGAATATCGCCAGGCCATGTACGGCTGGTACGCCTACGATCCCCGGATGCGCGCCAACGTCGGCATCCGTCGCCGACTTGCGCCGCTGCTCGACAATTCACGGGCCGAACTTGAACTTGCCCACGCGTTGCTGTTTGCCCTTCCGGGAAGCCCGTTTCTTTACTATGGCGATGAAATCGGGATGGGCGACAACATCTGGCTGCCTGACCGTGACAGCTCGCGCACCCCGATGCAATGGACGCCGGACCGCAACGCCGGGTTCAGCGACGCAGACCCGGGCAAGCTCTTTCTTCCCGTCGTCCAATCGTTGGTGTATCACTACACTCAAACCAATGTGGAAGCGCAACTCGCCCAATCCGGGTCGCTGCTGCACTGGGTGCGCAATGTCGTGCACGTGCGCAAGGCCCATCCGACATTCGGGTTGGGCGAGATCCGTGTGCTGACCACGAACCATGAGTCAGTCCTTGCGTTCACTCGCGAATATGCCGGCTCCGGCACGCAACACGGTGATCAGCCCGAGACCGTCCTCTGCGTGTTCAGTTTTGCCCACAACCCCGTCGCGTTCCGCATCGACGATCCAACACTCGCCGGTAGCCGCCTCTACGACATCTTCGGCGGCGCAGTCTTCCCGAGCTTTGGCGACGACGGCGGCCTCACGCTCACGCTGGGAGCCCAGAGCTTTTATTGGCTGCACTGCGGGTGA
- a CDS encoding D-alanyl-D-alanine carboxypeptidase family protein yields MPLSRRQIYRRRRTVFFGGFLVVLGVVIYGVSTGVATLPAAAASLTEPAPLTQPAAAPAWPGFGSGAIGAVGFDGVLAASGGTGPVPIASITKTVTALVILEAKPLAAGEAGPTVRFTDADVDIYYDTIAENGSSAPVVAGMELTEREALEAMLLPSANNYAESLAIWAYGSVDSYLAAASTWIAAHGLTGTTIVDTSGLSPDSVSTPADLVEIGKLVRAAPALAEIVSMKTAVLPTIGTVSNTNKLLGDFGVDGIKTGTTDEAGACLLFSADVTVGNKTVTLVGVMLGGETHPELNQAVSALIESAKAGFHEVELTTAGTSIGSYSTAWGQSAHAVTATDASALVWSDTPITTRAQAQPMRVGSTGAEVGTLDFVVGTRTITVPLVLRGALTDPGAGWRFSHPGELF; encoded by the coding sequence ATGCCGCTGTCCCGACGCCAGATCTATCGCCGCCGCCGCACTGTATTTTTCGGGGGGTTTTTGGTCGTCCTCGGCGTGGTGATCTATGGCGTCAGCACGGGCGTGGCGACGCTGCCTGCCGCCGCTGCATCCCTGACTGAGCCGGCACCGCTGACCCAGCCGGCTGCCGCGCCGGCCTGGCCGGGATTTGGGTCCGGAGCGATCGGTGCGGTTGGTTTCGACGGCGTGCTTGCCGCATCTGGCGGAACCGGCCCTGTTCCGATCGCCAGCATCACCAAGACGGTGACGGCTCTCGTGATCCTCGAAGCGAAGCCGCTCGCAGCCGGTGAAGCCGGTCCGACGGTCAGATTCACCGATGCCGATGTCGACATCTACTACGACACCATCGCCGAGAATGGCTCGTCGGCACCCGTGGTGGCCGGGATGGAACTCACCGAGCGGGAAGCTCTCGAGGCGATGCTGCTGCCGTCTGCCAACAACTACGCCGAATCACTGGCAATCTGGGCGTACGGCTCCGTCGATAGTTACCTGGCTGCGGCTTCCACGTGGATCGCTGCACACGGTCTGACCGGCACAACGATCGTTGACACAAGCGGCCTTTCACCAGACAGTGTGAGCACTCCGGCCGATCTCGTCGAAATCGGCAAGCTCGTGCGGGCCGCTCCGGCCCTCGCGGAGATCGTGTCGATGAAGACCGCGGTGCTGCCGACCATCGGCACGGTCAGCAACACCAACAAGCTCCTCGGCGACTTCGGCGTTGACGGTATCAAGACCGGAACCACCGACGAAGCGGGGGCGTGCTTACTGTTTTCAGCCGACGTCACCGTCGGAAACAAGACAGTCACTCTTGTGGGCGTCATGCTGGGCGGAGAGACTCATCCCGAGCTGAACCAAGCGGTCAGTGCACTGATCGAGAGCGCGAAGGCGGGATTCCACGAGGTGGAGCTGACGACTGCAGGAACCTCGATCGGCTCCTATTCCACGGCCTGGGGGCAGTCGGCTCACGCCGTGACGGCAACGGATGCCTCGGCTCTGGTCTGGTCAGACACCCCCATCACGACACGTGCTCAGGCTCAGCCGATGCGGGTCGGCAGCACGGGCGCCGAGGTCGGCACGCTCGATTTCGTCGTGGGCACGCGCACAATCACTGTTCCGCTTGTTCTGCGGGGTGCCCTCACCGATCCGGGGGCCGGCTGGCGATTCTCGCACCCTGGTGAGCTTTTCTAG
- a CDS encoding 3'-5' exonuclease, whose product MSNWSDTLAVFDLETTGIDVETSRIVSATVAILDAAGVVTERTDWLVNPGVEIPMQATAVHKITTEHAVTHGADAASSVAEIVSALRRALEQGIPVVAYNAPYDFTLLNREARRHAVAPLDSPTPVIDPLVIDKAVDRYRKGKRTLEAASAFYEVVLDAAHDSGADAIAAGHVAQAIARVHGGKLPTTAAELHELQVSWSREQAESFQSYMRRERDPSFVADGGWPER is encoded by the coding sequence ATGAGTAATTGGAGTGACACCCTCGCCGTATTCGACCTTGAGACAACGGGAATCGACGTAGAGACCAGCCGCATTGTTTCTGCCACGGTGGCGATTCTTGACGCTGCCGGAGTTGTGACCGAGCGCACAGATTGGCTCGTCAACCCGGGTGTTGAAATTCCGATGCAGGCGACTGCCGTGCACAAAATCACCACTGAGCATGCCGTCACCCACGGGGCCGATGCCGCGTCCTCCGTCGCCGAGATCGTCTCAGCGCTGCGCCGGGCACTCGAACAGGGCATTCCCGTTGTGGCCTACAACGCACCGTACGATTTCACTTTGCTCAATCGCGAGGCGCGGCGCCATGCAGTTGCACCGCTCGACTCCCCCACTCCGGTGATCGACCCACTGGTGATCGACAAGGCGGTCGACCGCTACCGCAAAGGGAAGCGCACGCTCGAAGCGGCAAGCGCCTTCTACGAGGTTGTTCTTGACGCAGCCCACGACTCGGGCGCCGACGCGATCGCCGCCGGACACGTCGCCCAGGCCATCGCCCGCGTACACGGCGGCAAGCTGCCGACCACCGCCGCCGAACTCCACGAGCTCCAAGTGAGCTGGAGCCGCGAACAGGCCGAGAGCTTCCAGTCCTATATGCGACGCGAGCGTGACCCGAGCTTCGTGGCAGACGGCGGCTGGCCAGAGCGCTAG
- a CDS encoding TrmH family RNA methyltransferase → MHIVRIENLDQPGLADYSRLTDVALRRVSEPEGGLYIAESSKVITRALAAGHRPRSVLVQEQWLADVEPLLADWPDVPVYVGESKVLEKLTGYNLHRGALAAMHRPQLAPVADILRDARRIVILEDIVDHTNVGAIFRSVAGLGADAVLITPRCADPLYRRSVRVSMGTVLQVPWTRLPEWSEAAPLLHDAGFHLAALALSDEAVTLDAFAADAPDRVALILGTEGDGLSSQALAVADTVVTIPMQHGVDSLNVASASALALYVLRV, encoded by the coding sequence GTGCACATCGTTCGTATTGAGAATCTCGACCAACCCGGCCTGGCCGACTACTCGAGGCTGACCGACGTTGCACTCCGCCGCGTTTCCGAGCCGGAGGGCGGACTCTACATCGCGGAGTCGTCCAAGGTGATCACCCGCGCACTCGCTGCGGGGCATCGGCCTCGTTCGGTGTTGGTGCAGGAACAGTGGCTGGCCGACGTTGAGCCGCTTCTGGCGGATTGGCCCGACGTGCCGGTGTACGTGGGGGAGTCGAAGGTTCTCGAGAAGCTCACGGGCTATAACCTGCACCGTGGCGCCCTCGCGGCCATGCACCGTCCGCAACTCGCCCCCGTCGCCGACATCCTCAGGGATGCCCGTCGCATTGTGATTCTTGAAGACATCGTCGATCACACCAATGTGGGCGCAATTTTTCGTTCCGTGGCCGGTCTGGGTGCCGATGCCGTGCTGATCACGCCCCGCTGTGCCGACCCGCTGTACCGACGCAGTGTTCGGGTGAGCATGGGAACGGTGCTTCAGGTGCCGTGGACCCGTCTGCCCGAGTGGAGCGAAGCCGCACCGTTGCTGCATGACGCGGGATTCCACCTTGCTGCTCTCGCCCTCTCCGATGAAGCGGTCACCCTCGACGCATTCGCGGCGGATGCCCCTGACCGAGTTGCGCTCATTCTCGGGACCGAGGGTGATGGTTTGAGTTCCCAAGCCCTTGCCGTGGCCGACACCGTCGTGACGATTCCGATGCAGCATGGCGTCGATTCGCTCAATGTGGCCTCGGCCAGCGCTCTCGCACTCTACGTACTGCGGGTTTAG
- a CDS encoding alpha/beta fold hydrolase, whose product MTVPSPYADLLARIPLHEHAVTVLGSTTRYWEYGDSAAPTTIVMVHGFRGDHHGLEPVVAQLSGVRILSPDLPGFGGSEPLRQAAHDIDGYARWLSEFVRQVAPSGRFVLLGHSFGSIVVSAAVAGGLHPDDVVLVNPIAAPALSGPRGILTRLAVFYYWAGATLPERLGFALLRNRLIVRVTSLAMVKTSDPALRRWIHDQHDTYFSAFSDRRVVLEAFQASVSNDVSEFAAAITPRTLLIAADRDDITPISAQYTLQKLFPDASLQVIENVGHLIHYEMPAAAARHLQNFLAEEKTP is encoded by the coding sequence ATGACCGTTCCCTCGCCGTATGCTGATCTGCTCGCCCGGATCCCCCTGCATGAGCACGCCGTGACGGTGCTCGGCAGCACCACCCGGTATTGGGAATATGGGGACTCGGCCGCGCCCACCACCATCGTGATGGTGCACGGTTTTCGCGGCGACCACCACGGGCTGGAGCCCGTCGTCGCCCAGCTGTCAGGCGTACGCATCCTCTCTCCTGACCTTCCCGGCTTTGGCGGATCGGAGCCGCTTCGTCAAGCCGCTCACGATATCGACGGCTACGCCCGGTGGCTGAGCGAGTTCGTGCGCCAGGTGGCGCCGAGCGGGCGTTTTGTTCTTCTCGGCCATTCATTCGGCTCGATCGTCGTGTCGGCGGCTGTGGCGGGCGGTCTGCACCCGGATGACGTGGTGCTGGTCAACCCGATTGCCGCCCCGGCGCTGTCGGGGCCGCGCGGGATCCTCACCCGTCTGGCCGTCTTCTACTACTGGGCCGGCGCGACGCTCCCCGAGCGCCTCGGGTTCGCACTGCTGCGCAACCGCCTCATCGTGAGGGTAACCAGTCTGGCAATGGTGAAGACGTCGGATCCAGCGCTGCGGCGTTGGATTCATGACCAGCACGACACGTACTTCTCGGCGTTTTCTGACCGCCGAGTGGTGCTCGAGGCCTTCCAGGCATCGGTATCGAACGACGTCAGCGAGTTTGCCGCGGCCATCACGCCACGCACGCTCCTGATCGCGGCCGACCGAGACGACATCACTCCGATTTCCGCGCAGTACACCCTGCAGAAGCTGTTCCCGGATGCCTCGCTGCAGGTGATCGAGAACGTCGGGCACCTGATCCATTACGAAATGCCCGCCGCCGCCGCGCGGCACCTGCAGAACTTCTTGGCCGAGGAGAAGACCCCGTGA